A section of the Spirosoma pollinicola genome encodes:
- a CDS encoding carboxylesterase/lipase family protein, giving the protein MNHLDRRDFLTRLTLATAAIAAPGYGFSGVGRADEFVEVATTHGRLRGARNEGVTIFKGIPYGGRVSGDRRFRRPAPIAPWTGVRDALQFGAPAIQAPRRNEPDPAEDCLFLNVWTPASDNRKRPVMFYSHGGGFVGGSGASGGQDGSNLARNFDVVIVETNHRLGLLGFLYLDELAGSDYAGSGNMGMLDITLGLKWVHDNIAQFGGDPNNVMIWGESGGGAKTSCLYAMPDAAPYFNKASIESGPGVRMIAKDVAAETTAMLLKELNIAPKDWRKLLDVPAATLLTIQNKLPSVPPFQEKNRTQSLMRRNYGGFGPVVDGVVLPHHPFDPTAPAISRNKPLLVGWNEDEYTFFAWQSKDTAFAKLDFEGVQKKLEPQYGQDTDKIVDTYRKANPNASAPAVFVAISSITMMGLGSVDIAEKKVKQGGAPVYLYNFGYKSEKKIPGTDYAMGTPHAMDISFKFNNELPPRDGSEPKESYFGGNRPERFAASRHFAELWTTFARTGKPAAKDVPAWPAYNLTTRPTMRIDATCEVIDNRFSQELAMWRSIGKV; this is encoded by the coding sequence ATGAACCACCTGGATAGACGCGATTTTTTGACCCGATTAACCCTGGCTACGGCCGCCATAGCTGCACCCGGATACGGGTTTTCAGGCGTTGGCCGGGCGGATGAATTCGTTGAGGTAGCCACCACCCACGGCCGACTGAGAGGGGCGCGGAATGAAGGGGTGACTATCTTTAAGGGCATACCCTACGGGGGTAGAGTTTCCGGCGACCGGCGCTTTCGGCGGCCCGCTCCCATTGCCCCCTGGACGGGTGTGCGGGATGCGCTCCAGTTTGGTGCACCGGCTATTCAGGCACCCCGGCGCAATGAACCGGACCCTGCCGAGGACTGTCTGTTCCTGAATGTGTGGACACCGGCCAGCGATAACCGAAAACGCCCGGTGATGTTCTACAGCCACGGGGGTGGATTTGTGGGTGGTTCCGGGGCATCGGGTGGGCAGGATGGGTCAAACCTGGCCCGCAATTTCGACGTGGTTATCGTGGAGACGAACCACCGGCTGGGTCTCTTGGGCTTTCTTTATCTGGACGAACTAGCCGGTTCAGACTATGCCGGTTCGGGCAACATGGGCATGCTGGATATTACACTAGGGTTGAAATGGGTCCACGACAACATTGCTCAGTTTGGGGGCGATCCCAATAACGTGATGATCTGGGGCGAATCGGGTGGAGGAGCGAAAACGTCTTGCTTGTACGCCATGCCCGATGCAGCTCCCTATTTCAACAAAGCCTCGATTGAAAGCGGACCGGGTGTTCGGATGATTGCCAAAGACGTAGCCGCCGAAACAACGGCTATGCTGCTCAAGGAGCTGAACATCGCCCCGAAAGACTGGCGCAAATTGCTCGACGTACCAGCGGCTACGTTGCTGACCATTCAGAACAAGTTACCGTCCGTGCCACCGTTCCAGGAGAAAAATCGGACGCAGAGCCTGATGCGCCGAAACTACGGCGGGTTCGGGCCGGTGGTCGACGGCGTGGTGCTGCCGCATCATCCGTTCGATCCTACCGCACCGGCCATTTCGCGCAATAAGCCGCTACTGGTGGGCTGGAACGAGGATGAGTACACTTTTTTTGCCTGGCAAAGTAAAGACACCGCGTTCGCTAAACTGGATTTTGAGGGTGTCCAGAAAAAGCTGGAACCACAATACGGGCAAGACACTGACAAAATTGTTGACACCTACCGGAAAGCCAACCCTAACGCATCAGCCCCCGCTGTTTTTGTCGCCATATCGTCCATTACCATGATGGGGCTGGGATCGGTAGACATTGCCGAGAAAAAGGTGAAGCAAGGTGGAGCACCGGTCTATCTGTATAATTTCGGCTACAAGTCCGAAAAGAAAATTCCGGGCACGGACTACGCGATGGGTACGCCCCACGCGATGGACATTTCGTTTAAATTCAACAACGAGTTGCCCCCCCGCGACGGGTCAGAACCCAAGGAAAGCTATTTTGGTGGCAATCGGCCCGAACGGTTTGCTGCTTCCCGTCATTTCGCCGAACTCTGGACCACCTTTGCCCGAACGGGTAAACCAGCCGCCAAGGATGTACCCGCCTGGCCAGCCTACAATCTCACTACCCGGCCCACCATGCGTATTGATGCCACTTGCGAAGTAATTGACAACCG